The Salvelinus namaycush isolate Seneca chromosome 16, SaNama_1.0, whole genome shotgun sequence genome has a segment encoding these proteins:
- the rprm3 gene encoding reprimo, TP53 dependent G2 arrest mediator homolog 3, whose product MDVAGKILNKTVSEEEHSGFDTVRVCCNVSAAAVITDNGFGASHPEEHDLFIMRVVQIAVLCVLSLTVIFGIFFLGCNLLIKTESMISLFVEDRRPSKDNDMIMVAS is encoded by the coding sequence ATGGATGTCGCCGGGAAAATACTGAATAAAACAGTGTCCGAAGAAGAGCACTCTGGATTTGACACTGTGCGTGTATGCTGCAACGTTTCAGCAGCAGCAGTTATCACCGACAATGGATTCGGTGCGTCTCATCCAGAGGAACATGACCTCTTCATAATGCGTGTGGTGCAGATCGCGGTCCTGTGCGTATTGTCACTCACTGTGATTTTTGGCATATTTTTCCTTGGTTGCAATCTTCTAATTAAAACAGAAAGTATGATCAGTCTTTTTGTAGAAGACCGGAGACCGTCTAAGGACAATGATATGATCATGGTTGCCTCATAG